GCACAGGGCCCACACAATATTCCCACCAAAGAAACAAGCCTCAAGTTGAAAAAAGATGTAGTTTTAAAACTGAGCAACAAAATTCAAATCTGACCCCCAACGTTAGAAGtcttgtggggggggggggggctcgtcCCGTCCATCCCCTCGGTTGCTCCTCTAGTGGCCTGTAGGAGGAGATCGACGCTCGACACGCGCCGCCGATGCCAAGATGAGCTGAGCGCTGTGTGAGCTTCACCCTCACCGCCGGTGGCCAGCCCGGCCCCGGCGTCCACCCTCTCACCGGTGGCCACCCTGGCCACGGCACCCTCCGGCCTCCCCCCCATGCTGCTGAGCTGCCGCCATGGACCCGGGGTCCTGCGCTCGGCCTCCCAACCCCGACCCCCCACTCGCCGCTTGCGGCTCGCCGGATCACCTCTGCTTCgattcgccgccgctgccgtccacCCGCCCGCTGGCAGCCAGTCCGGCGCCGACGGCCACCCCATCCTCAACAGCTCCTGCGTCGGGCACGCTGACGGCCAACccggccccggcgacctcctcctcctcctcctcgccgacgggcactcctctctcctcccccggGCGCGGAGCTCTCTCCTCGGATGCGGCTCCGTTTTTCCCTAGCGGCCACTCCGACGGCTGGGGGAAGCTGCTCCGATGGAGAGACGACACCCCACCCCTCTCCGACGATGACGGCTCCCCGTCCTACCGCGACATCCTGCTGCGGCAACCGAGGGCGACCACCCCTGCCTCAacaccagcggcggcgcaggtcaATGCGCCGGCTCCGATGCCCACTCTCCGCTCCATCGTAGTGTTGCCGCCATGTGGCGAGGGTGGGCACCGCAAGCGTCCTCGTCGGCGGGGCCACCGGCTGCCCTCTCCGCCACCCTGGACGGACAAGCGTTCCCGGCGCTGCAACCGCCGGTGTGGAACGACAGAGCTGGTCGTCGGTCTCCGGCGGCACGACCACCCTCACGAGGCTGGTCGGGTTGCCCCGAGCCGTGTCCGGGGTCACGATGCGCGTTGCCCTCCTCGCGTTGACCCTGATGGCTGGCAACGAGTTGAGAGGCGGCGCGCGCATCCTCGGGACCATCGGGAGCGGCCCCCTCAGCTTGATGCACCGCCGCGACGATGCTTCCCCAAGGAGCTCGATGGACGATACTTGAACTGCCTTTCCTTCAAGCATCGGGTTGCTTCGTGTCGTTAACCTTCGCGGTGCCTGCGCTGCCACGGCCTTCGGCACCGTGCCAAGGATTGCTTGCGGCCTCGTCGCCCGCCACTTCGCTCGGGCCAGCCTCGGTTGGACGGTCGTGTTGCTCCTGCTGGGTTTGGGCATTGTCGTGATCGCCCTGTCTCGGACGATCGGCCGTTGCCGACGACTGCTACTGTTGATGGTGGCCTCGACCTCACGCTCTCCGCCACCGATGCCTTGGCCGTGGTTGCTTTGACTGCGGCCAAGTCAGCGATCATGGCTGTGCTTCACATCGAGGAGGACGACTTCTCCCTCGAGCCTGCCTTCCTTGAGCTGCTCGGGGCCACCTTCCGGTCTCAAGAGCTCCGAGATCGAGCTTCGGCGGCGAATGTTTCCTAGGAGAGGCCATCGCTCTCCGGTGGTCTGCTGGGGCACTCTGGGGCTGTCACACCCGTGCCGCCTGTGGAGGTGCCACCATCGGCCGAGGTGCCGCCTGTGGAGATGCCGCCTATGGAGGTGCCGCCTGTGGAGGAGATTGTGGTGCCGGCTTCTGAGGAGGCAACAGGCACGGTCGGGGCGTCAGAGGACGGCAATTCCGCGGCCTTGAAGGACTTCATCAGCCAAGTTACGATGAATATCCCGCCGCCTCTTGTGGACAAgccgcctcgtcgccgtcgagTTGACCCTGTCCTCATCGACGGGCCTCCTCAGCTGCCTTCGTCTGAGGCAGATAGTCTCAGGCGAAGCCATCGCCAAGCCTTGGACCCTCTCTCGGCCGTCAAGCCGGCAAAGCGAGGGTCGGTGCTCCTGATGCGCCGACTCGGTGAGGTTGGCGCGCCTCTGCCCTTGGCGGCTTCGGCAGAGCAAGCGGTGGAGAATTTCTTTTGTGAACCTCCACCGCGCCATGTGGACGCACTGCAAGACTTATTTCCGATGTtgaagaacaagagcaagagCTCTCCCTTTGTGGGATGGAGCGTTGACTGAGGGCTACGCTCAGAGCCAGTCGTTAGGTTGTGCGGAATGTGAGTAGTTTATGTTGGAGTTTATCTTTCGAGTTGTGTTCAGCTGGCTTGCCGGCTTGTGTCCATCTGGAGTCCGTTCCATCTGGGTTGTAACCGAACACTGTACCAATTTCTTCTTCGccttaatacaatgatacgctGCGCGCGTATTCGAGAGAAAAAATTCAAATCTGATTGTACCGCTGTGTTGGCCTCAACAAAAACTTTAAAATAAGATATCACTTTAATATATTTCAATCTCTTTACAATGAGAAGCATTTTTGTTAAAATCTGAAAGCATATTATAATAACATATAAGCAAATTAGAATAAATGTACAAGCAAATGAAATGATTCAAAACAACATTGTTTCTTCACCAAAACAGGGCAAGCCAAGGTGAAATCCCTGTAAAAGGTAGCATTTTACTTCATAGACAGAACATCCACATAAAGTAGTTCTTCTCATCTCATCGTTCTGCTCTTCTCATCCATATATCGTTCTGATCTTCTCATCCACATAGAAGTAGCATTTTACTTCATACACTGAAAATTCTTTTTTACTCAATGGACCGACCAAAGTCAGCAAGTAAATGATTAAATAATAGAACTAGCAAGCAAGTAAATGATTAAATAATGGAACTAGAAAGAAGTAAATAATGGAACTAGCAGTAGCATCACTACAGCGTGAAAATGAAAATCCATATACCTACCTGACTGAATCCTTGCTGGAGTGCTTATCTGCTTACCTACCTAAGCTAATGATGACATGCATTGTTGCTGTTGCAGCGACAAAACAACTCCTGCGCCGCTGCTACTCAAACAAGAGGAATTGAGTTGTTATTCCTGTCGTCCTGGAGCAGAGAGGTGAAACTGCAGTAAATTGTAGGCAATCCAATTAATCATGTTGGTTTTCAGTACATCAGGAaatcaaggaagaaaaagaaaaaggataactagaatttgaaaaatGGTGCATAGCATCGCTCAAATTCACCCCTTGCTTTTCCACCCATGCAAATCTGAATAAAAATAGTACATCCAGTCTTCATTTAGTATATCAGGCATCATCAAGTAAAAAATTTGCACTCCTATTGTTGATATTTTCGTTGTTATATATGGGGAAAATGCTTATTGGGAACTATATTATTCCCCATCTATAATAATATTATTGCCTAATTCCTACCTATAAATTGCCTAAATAAACTCCATGTTATTGGCTAATGTCCTTATCCTTTAATCTGAACACATAAAAAAGATAAGAAAACTACAGATACAGTTGGGTTCTAGGGGCATTTAAAATCCATGTTATTACACACAACAATTATCTTACAACAAAAGTATTGCCTCACAAAAAATAGGACACGTAACTTGCTACCTTACAACATATTTTGCAGATAGTATAGCGATATTGATGACAGTGCCTTCCCCCATGCAAATCCGAATAAAAGTAGCACATCCAAGCTTCATTCAGTACATCAGACATCATCAAGTAAAAAAATTGCACTCCTAGTGTTGATATTTTTATTGTTACACATGAGGAAAATGCTTATTGTGAATCATATTATTGCTCATCTACAATAATATTATTGTCTAATTCCTACCTCTAAATTGCCTAAATAAACTCCATGTTATTGGCTAATGTCCTTATCCTTCAATCTGAACACAGAAAAAAGACAACAAAACTAAAAGATAGAGTAGGGTTCTAGGGGGCATTTAAAATCCATGTTATTACACACAACAATTATCTTACAAAAAAGTGTTGCCTTGCAGAAAATACTAGGACACATAACTTGCTACTTTCAACATATTTTGCAGATAGTATAATGATACGTACCATGGTAGATGATGACATAGTACCTTGTTAACGCTTCTGCCATCTAGCCATTGCATAAACTACAACTAAATAAGATAGAGAATGGAAGGCATTAGCTTAAAGCTTAAAAATACAATTAAAATATAATTTATGGTTAAGATAGCGCCAAAGCTTGTGAATCACCAATGAGCACCAACAGTGCTAGGAAAAGAACTAATAAGCATAATAAAGAACTTAAGAGGTTTGACGGGTCATATATGAAAACCATAAcctaggaaaaagaatatataAAAAGCATTTGGTGCATATACATCTATTACTAGGATTTGTACTAGTAGATCGGATACTCAACCAGTTAGTGAACAAAGTAACAAGCATTTTAGGCAAATACTGTATACATTTTAGTGATATTAGTTAAGCATTTTAATGAGAAACGGAGAGGTGGCAGCAGGGATgaaggaaggggaaaaagaagaTGGCACAGCCTTGTTACAGTTAAAAGATCAGATAGTTAAAAGTCACTTAGATAATAGTTAAAATCATGTGAAACTTTTCTAATGAATTCATTTCATCAGTAGTTAGGGGATACAAAACAAAAGTAAAGAAGACATACAAGTGGAAAAAAATGCAGAATCAAAAGGAGACAAAAATACACCCCCATAGAGCAAGATACAGTGAACATCAGCAACCGTACTGTAAAAGCAAACCATCAACATCAGAGTGCGTGTTAATATCCAAGTAGTACCATCGTGCGTGATGTTTGATCCAGATGACAAAGGACTCGCACATTGATTGTTCCACCGAATCTTGTGAAAGATGTTCATTCAAAAGAAGAAAATCTAGTGAAAGATTGACTCACCTTCCAATGTATCTCAAAGATTTAGGTGGCGAACCATCTTTGGCGGCAGGCAGCGACTGGAGCTGGCCGAGATATGGAggtgggggaggggaggcggcgggcggcggcgcgttcgcCACTGAGCCGCGCCGGGAGTGGGGGATTGTGTCGTGTCTGGAAATGTTGAAGCGCCCGGCCAGTTTGCTGGTGATGGACGCGCGAGAGGCCGGTGGAGAGAAGCGGCCGTACAACTGGACAAACGCACGGCCGGCTGGAATAGAGTCTTTACTTTTAAttttgtgtatcatcatattgTATGATTTTTATTGACATGGTACAACTTGGTCCTCCTCACTCTATGCATAAATTGAGTAATTATTACGAGACGAGACAATTTTATTATTACATTGTCTTTGACAGTGCATAAGATTGACAATTGATTTAGTGTCTTTTAGTTCTGctaggaaaaaaataaaagaaataggCATTTCAAGGGAAGGGCCCTAGGGCATCTTCCATCCAGCCATCGTTTGTAGATCTGACGGTGCTACCGTCGGCTCAGTCATACCTCACACAGACACAGGCCCCCGACACGAATCCAAtccgccgacgccgccatggACGACGATCCTCCCGTCATCCTCGACCGCGCCACCCGAGGAAAGAGGTCAGGTTGCCCTTGCGCTTGCGCTCTCCCTCCCCAGCCCACCTGCCTTGCTCCTGATCGACTGAGATTGGAATCGATTGATTTCATTGCTCAGGATAACCAAGCTCCTCGAGGACGAGATCGAGCAGGACGAGGTTTTCTGGAATCAAGACGCCCTCAAGGATGTAGGTTGCTTCCCTTCTCTTGGGCCGCTGCTGCTGGGGGCTTAGCTGCTTAGGCTTCTTCTCATTTCCGACCTCTGCATATGTTGCTGTCCTGTCCTCTGCATATCTTACAGTTGCTGTCCTCTCACGTACTCCTACTTTCCCCGCAGGAGGAAAACTACGAGGAAGAGCAGGATGCTGGCGACGAATTCGACAGTGATTTTGATCGAGTTGTGAGATCCCTTCCTTCTCCCCTCTTCACTTGTTTCTGTTCCTAGCTTTCATTACTGGACACAGGACATTCTTTCACACGCTGTCGTTAACTCAGTGCCCTGTGCCCATCTAACTTCTCTGGATCTGCACAGGAATCTGAACCTGATGATGAGCCAGAAAAGGAAGAACGTGAGAGGTATACATGTTCTCCTAGCTCACACCCTTGTTAGTAGATTGCATCGTGTAATCTAGCTACAAATCCTCTTCTCATGCCCCCGGCTCAACTGTGAACCAGATTACCAATCAAAAAGCGCCTTATGTTCCCCGGCAAGACGTTGAGAAAGACCAATGCCAAGAAGAAGGTGATCCCAAAACTAGAAGATGACACAAAAGCTGACAAGCCAAGTGCATCCACACAAGCATATGTTCCTGATGAATTAGAGACAGAGAAGACCATAAGGAAATCAACCAGAACGTCGGTTATTGTCAGACAAGTGGAAAGAGAAGCAATACGTGCTGAAAAAGAAGCAACAGTCAAGGTATGTATTCATTTGGGTGCTCTCCAATTCCTGCATCAGATGCTATAATTGAATTCAGCATTTTATCTACTCATGGACAACAGAATCTTGTAGTGGTCAGATTGATTTTTCAGCCTATGGTGTTTTTGTTTTTGGGATTTATGTTCACTTCCTTTTTACCCTCTTCTGAACTGTGTCAGCCaattaagaagaaaaaaggaaggagaagaaaagcggatGACACAAGAGGAGATGCTTTTGGAAGCAGCTGAAACAGGTTTAAACTTCGTTTCCCTTACATCTTATCTGAAAAGTACATAGATGGAATTTGCCagcattgattgtgttgttctGATTTCATTTTATTGTTTACCTTTGTCTatgtcgctaagagggttacgccccaacgagtttcttgtgggtttcaaatccattagagtggctattttttatgctggtttgccaaaacctaaagcaaccctcctcctttacccgggcttgggatcggctatgctgagacgactcaggagagagagtcttccagtcagcataaGCGGAGTTCTAGTTACCTGATCAGCAGTATTGTGCTCCATTAGGGGAATCACGTCTGGAATTCATAAATGGGGCATCATTTGGGTCGGAACTTTGTACAACATCAGCACCTTGTAAGTGTTACAGTTTGGTTGGTGCTGTGTCAGTCGTTCAGTATCTCTAGCAGCAATTTTAAATGTGAGCTTAGCAGTTTCAAATCAAATTGCTGTACTAAGCATTATCTTTTGTAACACTTCTGTTTTACAGATCCGGAGAAATCTCTGTGTGGTGACAGGACTTCCTGCCAAGTATGTTTCTGTAACCCCTATTTGTGCTATGCATTCGATGTATGTCTCCTTGTTTCAGTGTTTGTATATGTTTTATTTGTCTACAAGTAATAACTTTGACAGACATGCATCCTTTGTTTGGTAGCTGCATTTTATTCTAGTCTGGTTTTATATGCTCTGAATCACTCTGATCTTACCACTGTGTGTATGAGCTGAAAACCCTGAGACATTGTGCTGcttgaatttgattttttttttaaagaatgaTTTGCTTGAATTCTGCTATTCGTATCCCTTGGTTTAGCTCCACCAACTATGCAAACAATTTCAATTGTGCTTACCAGACAGCTCCTTGAGTGCTCTTAATCTAGAAATTTGAACTGTACTGCAGAGAGGTAGAGTTGAAGCAGGATTTCATGTCTATATAAccatgttagagtatattaggcaactccggatatagttagtttaggattgattgtaatcccgggataacctttcttatctctaggagaggttacttgccctccaagccatgtactcctatatataccgcccaaggggctcaatgcaatacaccgaccacattatacgcatcctacctttTCTACATGGTGTCAGAGGGTCACGATCCTGTGACCTAACAAGGCttcagctgccgccgccgccgcgcgcccccggggagatcgagattgatctccgccgggggcagcacCCTCCTAGGATGCACTGCGGATCCCTCTGATCcgcgccgccatcgtcgtcaaCAAGCAGCAGGGGACCTACCTCTTCCTGTCGCCCATTGGATCCATGgttgcgccgccgtcgtcctcgtcTGGCACTGCGTCGCCATGGGCCCGCCGCCGAGCCTGCCCTGCCTCTGCGTCGTCGCTCCCTCGGCACCGCATCAGGACCTGCCGCCCCTTCCGCGCAACGTCCAGGCGCCCCCCTCCCACTTGCGCTGCCGCTGAGCGCGAGTGCGTGGCTGCGGAGGAAGCCGTGGGGCCGCCAGGCCACCGCGCAGTCCGGGCCGGCGTCAATGCCGGGCTACAGCGCTACCATCGCCCTCCACCATCGGCCCTCTCCaactcgccgccgcgggcctgcttcccctccctccgccgcccgcaAGGTCGCGGCTGCGGGGGCGGCCTCTGGGGGTCGTTCGGCTGCTGCACacggccggagcagaggagccGCTCGGGTTGCACCTCCCCCCGtcgagctccctcgccggcggacccttcctcctctcctttTTCTGCCCGTGGTTGACCACAATTGGGAAAGGATAAGGGAGGGGAGGGACATTTGCTAGGTGCACTCGAGATTGTACCCCATGGttcgtctgctgctgctgttttttttttcttttccgatctaagatcggtttgcgtcgccctgccgTTCGTCGCCGTTCATCGTCGACACTCCCGAAGGACGAGGTTGTTGCTGCGCCCTCCAGACTGCAGCAATGACGTTCGTGATCAAGGCACCCTACCGGTGTcgtcgccttttcaggcggtggcGCTACTCGCCGCtggtcttcgtcaagcaggtgctcgatccgcctccgcgcctccTGCCGTTGTCGCACGGACATCGCCgccgatgttcctgaaggaagacgtagtcgccacccctgatctgagcgcgacacttgctgcaacctgcgccgtcgccacccctgttCTGAGCAtgacctaagtcgcaaaccgtgtcgtctaccatcgtcatccgccgcaccatcctgctgctgtcttcggcaagaagctgctgagtttgtgtactcgagcacctcgacgaTGCTTCGATCCGCGCCCCCTCCATggcttcgaccacgtccacctcgactttggctactacggcactaaaggactatcatctgcatgagtctccaGTCCAAGCTTTCGCACCGGCATTCCGACTGCAGGGGGGAtacgtctccattgttctctagtctgaccgttcgtgttgctaccgctacgactgcggggggatgttagagtatattaggcaactccggatataGTTAGTTTAGGtttgattgtaatcccgggataaccttccttatctctaggagaggctacttgcccaGCAAGCCATGTACTCGACTACTcgtatatataccgcccaaggggctcaatgcaatacatcgactaaattatacgcatcctacctttCCTACAAACCAATTTATGTAGTAAGCAATAAGCATAGAATTTATGATTTGATTCTTGAGAGCTGATTATGCTCATGCAAGGCTTATTTCCTGTAGATACCGTGATCCGAAGACAGGGTTGCCTTATGCAATTCTGGAAGCATTTAAAATAATCCGGGAGAGGTACGTTTTCTTTCTTCTAATAGATTCCTATTCTGCTCTGACGCCTAGTCATGAATGACTTGCCTGCTCTTCTGATCTTAAATGTGCTTCTTAAGCAAAACACTGGTTAATATCAGCATATATAATTGAAACATGCTGACATTTCTTCAACTGTTCCATGCATTCAGTTTCCTGAAAGAGGAGGCTGATAGAAAGAGGCCGAACATGGCAAATCTGGGAGAGCTTTTTGAATCAATAGCTGATGAACATTCCACGCCTAAGAAGAGAAGGGCTGAGGTAAGGTCGCCGAGCATATCAGGAGGCTTAAGGCATGGAGGGCGATTCCGGTGAATACCTGCTCTTGATGTGGACGAGGACTAACGAGAGAGATCATGTGATTTGATGATAAGATAGGATAGGATGCTGTGCCTAGCATTAGATCCTGATGTAATGCAAAGTTGAGGATACCGCCGAACTGTCACAGCAAATACCTGCACTTGGTATGTAATGTATCCTTGTCAGTTCTCGAATAACCATGAGCAATGAAATTTTGGCTTCATCTCGGCTACTTGAGGTCGATGGCTTGGCAGCAAATGCAGCCTATGAGAGGGATTTGTTTTGGAAACCTTGTTTCATGGCACACTGCTGTTTCAGCTATGCATCTGTTCATGGGAGCAGCAGGAATAACTCTTGGGCAGCTCTGAACGTCCAAAGTTCTACATTATTCAGTGGCATGAAAGGCTGCCAAAGAAATGATCATTGCTAATGTGATGTGTAAACATTAGTTTCCACGAATTTTGCTCTCCTAGTGATATTATTGCATGCAATTACATTCACACAGGCACGTGGGCCTTCAGTGTTCGGAGAAGGATTTTACAGCATTCATGTTCAGAACTGGTGCCTATTACGGCCCGTGAGACACCCACCGGGATGATTAACCCAAAATTGTAAGCATCATAACAAAATGTATACAGTTAAATTACATTCAAAATTCCTCGCACAAAAGAAAGAATTGTTTTCGTGCTGTGGAATTCGAAACCACTCACATTGGCTGGAGAGGGGAAACAGTAAAATTTTGCAATTACATGTCTATGTGCTGTGGGAAGCAGCTTGCCTCTTGTCGTCCTGATGTCTAGCTCTACTAACTAGGCATACATCTCAGGCACTAATACACAAACACAACCTAGCCTATGCTCCCTTGAGTTTGCGTGATGGAGGCCGCCGGAATATGTTAATGAGATCATCAACACCCTGTTCAAAGCAAGTAATATTTTCTCAGTTGTGGGGAAAAAAGGTTGAAGCTATATCCAAAGTAGAGCATGCGAATAAATGATTCATACCCGTGTAGTGATTACTAGGAAGCAGAAGAGAACGATCAGATAGGAACCAAGCACCAAAAGGAACAGCAGATCAAAAGTAACACTTGCAACCTGGGTAGTTAAGGAAACAATTGTCGTGTGAGgtaacatcttttttttttcttttttcgaatTGGTGTGAGGTAACATCAATTTGGTGATGTCTCAAAAGCAACTTAAAAGTGGGATGGAACATCAACATAAGATATACCTGGTATACATTTAGAGTTGCTTTTGTGGCATCATAGAAAGTGAACATGCCATCAAGGGCATCATTTTGAACATGTACATCAGCAGTGTGTTCAGATAGTTCCTGCACCAGAATACCAATGTCATGGTTCGCAAGAAAACTGGGAATCAGGCGAGCGAGATGAAATCATTGGTGGGAACTGTTCAAACCTTTTTCAATGCTGCTATGAAGGGatcgtttttctgcagaaaaggTGCAACCCGTGGTGTCCGTGACAAAAGATCCAACCAGGACTGGATGTAGTGAGGGTTAATGGCTAAGCTGCTATTCTCTGCAAAAACATCGATGTTCCTTCCTTTCAATCCATAGATGTGTCTCTGTAAAAGAGCAAGACGTAGCCAGTAAGTCTCAGTTTCAATCATCATCAAACATGGTACCCACATCCACATTTGTAGCATAGATGAAACAAGGTACCCACATCGTGCAAACCATTGTAATATAGATGAAACTGGAGATGTCTCCAAATTGCGTAACCTCAGCCCCTCCCCCACAacataacacacacacacccacacacacaaaaacatgtaAACACAAAACTCAGTACTGGACAAATAATTGTCCAAGAACCAACCGACAAGCAAATGATTGAGCTTACCGCAAGACTCTCGGAAACTAATCTGACAGTTCGGATTACTGAATCGACATCTGTAGATTCTCtgccaaaaaggaaaaaaaaatgtaagtATTAAAATAGATTGAGATGGTTACTGGAAAGACTCAGGATACATTGGAAGTGACTTTCACCTAGTGTCATGAAGACCACCAGTGCTTTCCAAAAATTCAGGAGGGCTAGACATTTCTGAAAGAGTAAGTGCAGTCACTCTAAACCTAGAGAACTGCTCATGTTCCCATGCTACCTACAAGTTTGCAAAACATGACCCAATGAGATAAAAATATAACACAGTAAAATGCAACAGGAGAATTTAACAGCCCAACTAAGCATATCCTCATTCCAATTTCCAATACAAAGTTTTCTAAAACTCTGCTGTCAATCGGCAGTTGGATGAGAAGAAAATAAGAAGCATATATTGTAGTCCATATACTTGATATGTAGCGTTAGTCCATATACTTGATACATAGGAGTCTTCCAGGTATTCAAACAGGAAAGCTACGATGGCAAATAAAAAAACTTAAGTCTCATCACAGGCTAAGCTGAATTAAATTTCACCGGGGTGCTTCAAGAATATCCTTtgaatgcccccccccccccccccccccacaaacACCCGGTGATCGAATTCATATGTGAGCCTTATCTACTATGTGTGTTATTACAAACTTCGGTGGGACCTGTGCCCTCATGAGATTGTGTCCATCAATTTATGCATATCATATGAAAACCTATGGTGGGTTTCAGTTACATTTGATTTGAGCAAGGGTTTTGCAAATATGACTACAGCCCAGCTAGCAAGTCCAATGAAATGCAATTTGTTGAGCATTCAACTACACATTAAATGCGAGCACATCTTTAACAAGGGTTAGTTCAATTTTAGCAGAACTTTAGATTTGACTGGAAATCAAAGCTGAGGGTCCAAATGAGTATATATTCCTAAACGCATAGTAATGCTGAAGTGATACCCTAAgtcattgcaaaaaatatattatcATCTAATCCATAGCGTtagtgttttatttattcttgTTAGGAACCGAAATAATGTGAGGGTACATACTCTAGGATTTGAAACATTAATCTTCTTGTGCTTGATTCCGACTGAAACACCCATTTCTTTAGAAACATCCGAAAAATCCTGAAAGCAGATTCACAGACATCAATATGACTATCCTTACTGATAACTGAGGTTATGGACCAACAAACTTGAAATGATCAACATACTTCGAAGATTTGCTTGATATAGGGATTTTCCGGAGGCTTTGATACATGCATCCAGAGGTCATTGCTCCAGGAACCGACACTGTTCAAGCAGATAGCATAGTCAATGCTCTCACGTACACGCTGATCGAAACTTCTAAGCCACTGCATTAAAAACACACACAGCTGTAAGTTGCTCAAACAGATGACACAAAGATGGACCTTAGTCTCTCAAGTGCCCAGATGGGTACTTACCTTGCTAGTTCCATTGTAGTTGTAGGGCCCACCAGATGTTAACCCAAAAAGAAGATTGTACTTGCCCCTGGTCTTAGGATTTGAATAAAGACGCGAAAAAAGTCTTGCAATTTCTAGAAGCGCCACAACTCCACTTCCATTGCTGTCGCTTCCCACAGAAAGTGCCTGAGAAAATCCATGTTATCCAGACATCTAGAAGAATACTAAAGAATATTCCAGGAATATTTTGTGGATCAACATACAGGTGCAGCACCGAAGGTGTCATAGTTTGCAACTATGGCAATTGTTGGAAGCTGTTCTGTGTCACCCTCTCCTTTCAAACCAGGTAGCCATCCCTGCAACTCAAAAAATGATTCAGCTTAGGTATGTTCATAGTCCAAAAAATAACATGGAAAACAGCTTTGTTTTGTTAGCGCACACATTAATTTGGGACAATCAATTCAAACAAATAGGCATCTGCATTTACTTTCCTGCTtctgaaggggggggggggggtacccCACAAGATACTACACTTCTAATAATTAAAGAAATAAAGGTAGCTTGA
The Panicum virgatum strain AP13 chromosome 6N, P.virgatum_v5, whole genome shotgun sequence genome window above contains:
- the LOC120678533 gene encoding nicalin-like, whose translation is MSPSGEVLASISSALAVALVLLACVELGDAAAAVGVYRLIQYDLAGAPLGSRAAVLNHHAAALPLPPGADLSRSALVAPLLDLPLSFLREYLAEKKHLGGLLILLPTKLSDKDSAGNNVDKGQVKGVLAELEKLLVHEEVPYPVYFAFHDDDFDNLLADIRKIASSGQPASATTGGYKLVVSSAEPRKVSSPTISNIQGWLPGLKGEGDTEQLPTIAIVANYDTFGAAPALSVGSDSNGSGVVALLEIARLFSRLYSNPKTRGKYNLLFGLTSGGPYNYNGTSKWLRSFDQRVRESIDYAICLNSVGSWSNDLWMHVSKPPENPYIKQIFEDFSDVSKEMGVSVGIKHKKINVSNPRVAWEHEQFSRFRVTALTLSEMSSPPEFLESTGGLHDTRESTDVDSVIRTVRLVSESLARHIYGLKGRNIDVFAENSSLAINPHYIQSWLDLLSRTPRVAPFLQKNDPFIAALKKELSEHTADVHVQNDALDGMFTFYDATKATLNVYQVASVTFDLLFLLVLGSYLIVLFCFLVITTRGVDDLINIFRRPPSRKLKGA